A genomic region of Sulfobacillus acidophilus DSM 10332 contains the following coding sequences:
- a CDS encoding glycosyl transferase group 1 (PFAM: Glycosyl transferases group 1~COGs: COG0438 Glycosyltransferase~InterPro IPR001296~KEGG: sti:Sthe_0904 glycosyl transferase group 1~PFAM: Glycosyl transferase, group 1~SPTR: Glycosyl transferase group 1) encodes MNVAIDVRVLATQSQRAGIAQYVVGLFRGYQAHRPQDMTYIPLSMDARGLDDLPERPVIIPARRPLPWQTVLVPWALRRQPYDVFHGPAFTVPPGLSMPRVVTIHDLAFWRYPESVTDDTRAYLKRVVPLAIQRAARVIVPSSQVRQDLLEFYPRLSPERIRVIPLGGDRLPPGADTPPFQNPYVLFVGTMEPRKNLSGLLRAWELFQRQSHAEWQLILVGGRGWKTEALWDQVKRREDIVYRGYLDDRELATYLRHAVFLVEPSFYEGFGLPVVEALHQGTSVVATPTGIARDLRHPLLTVSESSDPEALASAMLTAISTRARDASPVPTWRDSFRQHAALYSEVIYEK; translated from the coding sequence GTGAACGTCGCCATAGATGTACGGGTATTAGCCACCCAAAGCCAGCGGGCGGGTATTGCGCAATATGTCGTCGGCCTGTTTCGGGGATATCAAGCCCACCGACCGCAGGATATGACATATATTCCGTTGAGTATGGATGCTCGGGGACTCGACGATTTACCCGAAAGGCCGGTGATTATCCCGGCCCGTCGACCGCTTCCGTGGCAAACCGTACTGGTCCCCTGGGCCCTCCGGCGTCAGCCGTATGATGTTTTTCATGGACCGGCTTTTACCGTGCCTCCCGGTTTATCCATGCCGCGGGTGGTTACGATTCACGATCTGGCGTTTTGGCGCTATCCCGAGTCGGTGACCGATGATACCCGCGCCTATCTGAAACGTGTGGTCCCGTTGGCGATTCAACGCGCCGCTCGGGTGATCGTGCCGTCGAGTCAAGTGCGGCAGGATTTGTTGGAATTCTATCCGCGTCTTTCGCCGGAACGGATCCGGGTGATTCCTTTAGGAGGGGATCGGTTGCCGCCCGGAGCCGACACGCCGCCCTTTCAAAATCCCTATGTATTGTTCGTCGGTACGATGGAGCCCCGGAAAAACCTTTCCGGCCTTTTACGGGCCTGGGAGCTTTTCCAACGGCAATCCCATGCGGAATGGCAGTTAATTTTAGTGGGGGGACGGGGATGGAAAACCGAGGCACTATGGGATCAGGTGAAACGGCGGGAGGATATCGTCTATCGAGGATATCTGGACGACCGGGAATTAGCCACTTATCTCCGTCATGCGGTCTTTTTAGTGGAGCCGTCGTTTTATGAAGGGTTTGGGCTGCCGGTGGTTGAAGCCTTACATCAAGGGACTTCGGTGGTTGCTACACCGACCGGGATCGCCCGCGATTTGCGCCATCCTTTATTGACGGTCAGCGAGTCCAGTGACCCGGAAGCCTTGGCTTCGGCCATGCTCACGGCCATCAGCACTCGGGCGAGAGACGCTTCGCCCGTTCCGACTTGGCGCGACAGTTTTCGGCAGCACGCGGCGTTATATTCTGAGGTGATCTATGAAAAGTGA
- a CDS encoding hypothetical protein (KEGG: ppy:PPE_04372 hypothetical protein~SPTR: Putative uncharacterized protein) has translation MSTTRHYSSISRSYPVVTRVPRPYDRNEQREALGAGLFTFILSLVAAAVLVFKYHTMQNDALGRVMDAYYVIYHQFHLAAIGFVWNPLPSLLELPLVAFERWWHPLVTDAFAGSIVSSLFAGIGAYYLIRIMQHWHISRWFRGLWALIYVLNPMIFLFEPNGMSDIMMVTTFLAALDGLLRYIATENIGQLVSSSIWLGLAFLNRYEAVPFALCIGVAWDIGMIVHGVPWKKIIGRTAILALPITYLGFLWIFFNWTIMGDPFYFANSEYSNAAQMKTGIYNFWVTALAKHSIPGTAHILIFFANLFPPFIPAFILVVVVALVKKLDTEALILLAASVAVPLLQADLLFKGLSAAWDRYFIMYIPMGFLLIFYLVHVLKGRRWQTWVLSGLATIALLVGDAQTLSAIQKPGTGHGLRPLVAYLLHPNRPNSGALARATVIDTGNTAMAKEEADYINRHPHIRVLLDTFNFFFVIPYVDRPSQVVITNDADFRSVLQNPRGRITDILVPQPVGISQLNMVNVVYPTLWSGGVPWTRLVASFGSDRLYQVLSNAP, from the coding sequence ATGAGCACAACCAGACACTATTCGTCCATCTCCCGGTCATACCCTGTCGTAACCCGAGTCCCCCGGCCCTACGACCGTAACGAACAGCGGGAAGCGCTGGGCGCGGGCTTGTTCACCTTTATCCTTTCGTTGGTGGCGGCCGCCGTTTTGGTCTTTAAATACCATACCATGCAAAACGACGCGTTAGGGCGGGTGATGGATGCCTACTATGTTATCTATCATCAATTTCATTTGGCCGCAATCGGGTTTGTCTGGAACCCCCTACCAAGCCTTTTGGAATTACCCCTCGTAGCTTTTGAACGGTGGTGGCATCCGTTGGTTACCGATGCCTTTGCCGGCAGCATAGTTAGCTCCCTTTTTGCCGGGATCGGCGCATATTACCTGATACGCATTATGCAGCACTGGCACATTTCCCGCTGGTTTCGAGGACTTTGGGCACTGATTTATGTCTTAAATCCGATGATATTTTTGTTTGAACCCAATGGCATGTCGGACATCATGATGGTCACCACCTTTCTGGCTGCGTTGGACGGGCTCTTACGTTATATTGCTACGGAAAATATCGGGCAACTGGTATCCAGTTCCATTTGGCTGGGACTAGCATTTCTGAATCGTTATGAGGCGGTCCCGTTTGCTTTATGCATCGGCGTGGCGTGGGATATCGGGATGATCGTGCATGGTGTGCCGTGGAAAAAAATCATTGGCCGTACGGCTATTCTTGCTTTGCCCATCACCTATTTGGGATTTCTGTGGATCTTTTTTAACTGGACGATTATGGGCGATCCTTTTTATTTCGCGAACTCGGAATACTCCAATGCCGCACAAATGAAAACCGGAATTTATAATTTTTGGGTGACAGCCCTGGCAAAACATAGCATCCCGGGTACGGCACATATTTTGATCTTTTTCGCTAACCTGTTTCCCCCGTTTATCCCCGCGTTCATACTGGTTGTAGTGGTCGCACTCGTCAAAAAGCTCGATACCGAAGCATTAATCCTGCTTGCCGCATCAGTCGCAGTCCCGTTATTGCAAGCCGACCTTCTGTTCAAGGGACTTTCGGCCGCCTGGGACCGTTATTTTATCATGTATATCCCGATGGGCTTCCTGCTTATTTTTTATCTTGTTCACGTCTTAAAGGGACGCCGCTGGCAAACCTGGGTATTGTCCGGGCTGGCCACCATCGCCTTATTGGTCGGCGATGCGCAAACGTTGTCGGCGATTCAAAAGCCAGGCACCGGACACGGTTTGCGACCTTTAGTGGCCTACCTGTTACATCCTAACCGACCGAATTCCGGTGCATTAGCCCGCGCGACCGTTATCGATACCGGGAATACCGCGATGGCAAAGGAAGAAGCCGATTACATTAACCGGCATCCCCATATCCGAGTACTGTTGGATACGTTTAATTTCTTTTTCGTCATTCCATACGTCGACCGTCCGAGCCAGGTCGTGATTACCAACGACGCCGATTTCCGCAGCGTTTTGCAAAACCCCCGTGGCCGGATTACCGACATTTTGGTACCTCAACCGGTCGGCATCTCCCAACTGAATATGGTCAACGTCGTCTACCCCACGTTATGGTCCGGAGGTGTCCCTTGGACGAGATTGGTGGCCAGCTTCGGCTCGGATCGCTTGTATCAGGTCCTATCCAACGCTCCTTAA
- a CDS encoding Exosortase EpsH-related protein (PFAM: Transmembrane exosortase (Exosortase_EpsH)~InterPro IPR019127~KEGG: alv:Alvin_1780 exosortase 1~PFAM: Exosortase EpsH-related~SPTR: Exosortase 1), with translation MAQSIAQHRGLKLPTKIGLWTLLSVWPMLFYAQPLWQNALADTPIAYLIWIPILSMAWAWWNLGTIDTDYTDDIELDLLAGGIATVVTGFLLAFGPVRWPSTFVYQHAGLLLWPFWSLSLAWIILGLGSTRYLLAPLSYLFLAWPAIFGWIATMTQNILVTWAIGALNLLAERVPWLVKGTPVGTFYVQHGTSWSGVVVAQACSGADSLLGAAILLPLILTVLKGPRYRLMIMVVFTLIGALVINWLRLFIIVASAHWIGASWTFRYVHPLLGFLLFAGLSASLVLLAGKLRLSVPNTWNRTSLPGITRSRLIVSTLLAALLFAALVPFLNLPPGYFGKPLRVSSDRLTTLMPPLPGFTKIPKYYANESSLLGPGSATQADLYITPDGAQVLAEVWSTPSAGNLASYGFRNCLLYHGESIVAQWSFGLAPGIAATAYAVTLPPESYGQKGATYLDVEWTDAIHGVFGVRYQRWSVATFPLASALWPPTIRQQSFHPALLGLDAMVAPPTVGHWPTTLLTNRTDLIHFADSLFRMDRKNA, from the coding sequence ATGGCGCAGTCTATCGCGCAGCATAGGGGACTCAAGCTTCCGACCAAAATCGGCTTATGGACTCTGTTAAGCGTTTGGCCCATGCTATTCTACGCCCAACCCCTCTGGCAAAATGCGTTAGCCGATACACCGATAGCGTACCTCATATGGATTCCGATTCTCTCCATGGCTTGGGCCTGGTGGAACTTGGGCACCATTGATACGGACTATACGGACGATATCGAGTTGGATCTTCTGGCCGGCGGTATCGCCACCGTGGTTACCGGATTCCTTTTGGCATTTGGGCCCGTACGTTGGCCTTCGACTTTTGTCTACCAACATGCGGGTTTGTTGTTGTGGCCCTTTTGGAGTTTGTCATTAGCTTGGATCATATTGGGGTTGGGATCGACTCGTTACCTGTTGGCTCCCCTGTCCTATCTTTTTTTGGCCTGGCCTGCCATTTTTGGATGGATCGCCACGATGACCCAGAATATCCTGGTTACTTGGGCGATTGGCGCACTGAACCTATTGGCCGAACGAGTGCCCTGGCTCGTTAAGGGTACACCGGTAGGCACCTTTTATGTGCAGCATGGCACCTCTTGGTCCGGCGTGGTAGTTGCTCAAGCCTGTAGCGGAGCGGATAGTCTTCTCGGCGCCGCCATTTTGTTACCTTTAATCCTCACGGTCTTAAAAGGCCCGCGCTATCGGCTGATGATCATGGTGGTTTTTACCTTAATAGGCGCCTTAGTCATTAACTGGCTTCGGTTATTCATCATTGTCGCCTCGGCTCATTGGATCGGTGCGAGTTGGACCTTTCGGTACGTTCATCCGCTGCTCGGCTTCCTGCTATTTGCCGGACTCTCGGCGAGTTTGGTACTATTGGCCGGAAAACTTCGGTTGTCCGTACCCAATACCTGGAATCGCACGTCGTTGCCCGGTATAACCCGTTCACGTCTCATCGTCAGCACGCTCTTGGCGGCATTACTATTCGCCGCATTAGTTCCGTTTTTGAACCTGCCGCCAGGATATTTCGGTAAACCCCTACGGGTGTCTAGCGACCGCTTGACGACCTTGATGCCCCCTCTTCCCGGTTTTACCAAGATCCCTAAATATTACGCCAACGAAAGTAGCCTTTTAGGACCGGGTAGTGCCACACAGGCTGATTTATATATCACACCCGACGGGGCGCAAGTATTAGCGGAGGTCTGGAGTACGCCCAGTGCGGGTAACCTCGCAAGTTATGGCTTCCGTAACTGCCTTCTCTACCATGGTGAGAGCATTGTGGCCCAATGGTCCTTCGGCTTGGCTCCTGGGATTGCGGCAACCGCTTATGCCGTTACCCTTCCTCCAGAGTCCTATGGGCAAAAGGGCGCGACATACCTGGACGTCGAATGGACCGACGCCATTCACGGAGTTTTTGGAGTGCGCTATCAGCGCTGGTCGGTGGCGACCTTCCCACTCGCATCCGCTTTATGGCCGCCGACGATCCGGCAACAATCGTTCCATCCCGCCCTCCTCGGCCTCGACGCCATGGTCGCACCGCCGACGGTGGGTCATTGGCCCACAACTCTGCTAACCAATCGGACTGACCTGATTCATTTTGCCGACTCCCTGTTTCGCATGGACAGAAAAAATGCATGA
- a CDS encoding glycosyl transferase family 2 (PFAM: GSPII_E N-terminal domain; Glycosyl transferase family 2~COGs: COG1215 Glycosyltransferase probably involved in cell wall biogenesis~InterPro IPR007831:IPR001173~KEGG: ppm:PPSC2_c4876 glycosyl transferase family 2~PFAM: Glycosyl transferase, family 2; General secretory system II, protein E, N-terminal~SPTR: Glycosyl transferase family 2) produces the protein MSIRAFIPDLSIPFVSLKPYLNTETSRWQDPVDPTVSRIFDSELSRQWHMIPFQYAEGRYFVATSQPDTSRLNAIEQMLPGPVTFFLCSDDDLQATYDRVFGSPMLSAEQQLETVIRNQGSVDARALEKIKRQQAETGADLGPLLTSHNLINPWELAEALAEQYQLPLINLLHSTSPLADPTTWQAMPESFWRDHLIVPLELTFQELLIATAKPEDAAGLKMLETHFRRPVRVFVTGYRDVFHAFTQQFGTDHLMQSRTALLTSQPQNSAYRQVSTGQTAVLLGILLCLGLGLAFNAVVTGIVISLLIQIFYTGYNAFRLWMMYEAATNPPEVNVSTGELAALDPKTLPIYTILVPLYREANVLPTLVDALKRLEYPPDRLDVKLLLEEDDEDTIRAAKSAALPNYIELVLVPASQPRTKPKACNYGLARARGEYVVIYDAEDIPEPDQLLKAVAVLRSSPAEVVCVQAKLSYYNAFQNVLTKWFTVEYATWFDLMLPGLFAARMPIPLGGTSNHFKTAVLQSMGAWDPFNVTEDADLGIRLYKAGYRTVIMNSTTYEEANADLVNWIRQRSRWIKGYIQTSLVHLRSPRALKKALGWRGVMGFWGLVVGTPLTVLLNPLLWALTLSWYILGPNFSGKIFPGVVYYVAIANLFIGNFTFVYVNMISLAKREEWSLVIPALLSPFYWLLMSVAAWKGLWQLVSRPFYWEKTIHGLANNPIPPTRVEDRRIRPESAHVKKQVTL, from the coding sequence ATGAGCATCAGAGCTTTTATCCCCGATTTATCGATTCCCTTCGTCAGCCTCAAACCTTATTTGAATACCGAGACCAGCCGTTGGCAGGATCCTGTCGACCCTACCGTAAGCCGCATTTTCGATTCCGAGTTATCCCGCCAATGGCATATGATCCCCTTCCAATATGCTGAAGGGCGTTATTTTGTTGCCACTTCGCAGCCTGATACGTCCCGGCTCAATGCCATTGAACAGATGCTACCGGGGCCGGTAACCTTCTTTCTCTGTTCGGACGACGATCTCCAGGCAACATACGACCGCGTTTTCGGCTCCCCGATGCTATCGGCTGAGCAACAACTGGAGACCGTTATCCGGAATCAGGGGTCGGTAGACGCTCGGGCCCTCGAAAAAATTAAACGGCAACAAGCCGAAACCGGCGCCGATCTAGGCCCCTTGTTGACCAGCCACAACCTCATAAACCCGTGGGAACTCGCCGAGGCGTTAGCGGAACAATATCAATTGCCGTTAATCAATTTATTGCACTCGACTTCTCCGTTGGCGGATCCGACAACCTGGCAAGCCATGCCGGAATCCTTTTGGCGGGACCATCTCATTGTCCCGCTTGAATTGACCTTCCAAGAACTACTGATTGCCACTGCGAAGCCCGAAGACGCGGCTGGCCTAAAAATGTTGGAAACCCATTTTAGGCGCCCGGTGCGGGTATTCGTCACCGGTTATCGAGACGTGTTTCACGCCTTTACGCAGCAATTTGGTACGGATCATCTGATGCAGAGCCGCACCGCTTTGCTGACCAGCCAACCTCAGAATAGCGCTTATCGTCAAGTCTCTACCGGCCAAACCGCCGTTTTGCTCGGTATCCTGCTTTGTCTGGGTCTCGGTCTCGCATTCAACGCGGTCGTCACGGGGATTGTCATCAGTCTCCTGATACAGATTTTTTACACGGGTTATAACGCATTTCGGCTATGGATGATGTACGAGGCAGCTACCAACCCCCCGGAGGTCAACGTATCCACCGGTGAACTGGCCGCGCTCGATCCCAAAACCCTGCCCATTTACACTATTTTAGTGCCGTTATATCGTGAGGCTAACGTATTACCGACGTTGGTCGACGCGCTCAAACGCCTCGAATATCCGCCGGACCGTCTCGATGTCAAATTATTATTGGAAGAGGATGACGAGGATACGATTCGTGCGGCGAAGTCGGCCGCGTTGCCCAATTATATCGAACTGGTGCTTGTGCCGGCTTCCCAACCGCGCACCAAACCCAAGGCCTGCAATTATGGATTGGCGCGTGCCCGCGGTGAATATGTGGTCATCTACGATGCCGAAGACATTCCGGAACCCGACCAATTATTGAAGGCGGTAGCGGTACTCCGTTCCAGCCCAGCGGAGGTGGTCTGCGTACAGGCCAAATTATCTTATTATAATGCCTTTCAAAATGTGTTAACCAAATGGTTTACGGTGGAATATGCCACGTGGTTTGATTTGATGTTACCCGGACTTTTTGCCGCACGCATGCCCATTCCGCTCGGCGGCACCTCCAATCACTTCAAAACAGCGGTATTGCAATCGATGGGCGCTTGGGATCCCTTTAACGTCACGGAAGATGCAGACTTGGGCATCCGTTTATATAAGGCCGGATATCGCACAGTGATCATGAATTCCACCACATATGAAGAAGCCAATGCGGACTTGGTCAATTGGATTCGCCAACGATCGCGTTGGATCAAGGGCTACATTCAAACGAGTCTCGTTCACCTCCGGTCGCCCCGGGCATTAAAAAAAGCGTTGGGTTGGCGCGGCGTCATGGGTTTTTGGGGATTGGTGGTCGGCACACCGCTTACGGTTCTGTTAAATCCTCTCCTTTGGGCCTTAACCTTGTCCTGGTACATCCTTGGTCCTAACTTCTCCGGCAAAATATTTCCCGGGGTCGTCTATTATGTCGCCATTGCCAACCTCTTTATCGGAAACTTTACGTTTGTTTATGTCAATATGATTAGTTTAGCCAAACGGGAAGAATGGTCATTGGTGATACCGGCCCTCTTGTCGCCATTTTACTGGCTATTGATGTCTGTAGCGGCTTGGAAGGGTTTATGGCAACTGGTTTCCCGTCCATTTTACTGGGAAAAAACCATTCACGGATTGGCCAACAACCCCATCCCGCCAACCCGGGTGGAAGACCGGCGAATCCGGCCGGAGTCGGCGCATGTGAAAAAGCAGGTGACGTTATAA
- a CDS encoding glycosyl transferase family 2 (PFAM: GtrA-like protein; Glycosyl transferase family 2~COGs: COG0463 Glycosyltransferase involved in cell wall biogenesis~InterPro IPR001173~KEGG: gem:GM21_3213 glycosyl transferase family 2~PFAM: Glycosyl transferase, family 2~SPTR: Glycosyl transferase family 2): protein MSNTAPQNSHPENLSLTVVIPAKNEAKMIQDTLLTINDILCRNHLAAEIIVVDDGSTDNTSAEVIRTGTLLQFPLKIVRQTRSQGKGAALMTGFALSRADYVAFIDADLEYPAEEIPRMLVRLQAHPLEACAIAVRQTDTRPVWERITSLIAHKIASLCLQVPVRDTQAGLKMFPGWFARQVLSTAEETGWLFDLEALSKATLYQLPIIQFPVQQTARRPRRARVSAMIGCLPSLWRLTKNHWTAGNRGRLLRFIGVGSFNTVVDLTLYFLLISLFPPHHQWWLAAFESFASWSMTTLLSRRLHSRITFGRNLQPTGFYAITLIGILVQVGMSALLSHLAGSVGAFMGKLGGIIIAAGITYTGYLWLAQRSAPVDDKHNLPFSPALPIDTRIETDI from the coding sequence TTGTCAAATACCGCTCCGCAAAATTCGCACCCTGAAAATCTATCCCTCACCGTGGTGATTCCCGCCAAGAACGAGGCCAAGATGATTCAAGACACGTTGTTGACAATCAATGACATTTTGTGTCGAAACCATCTGGCGGCAGAAATTATCGTCGTGGATGACGGATCCACCGACAATACGAGTGCTGAGGTTATCCGTACCGGTACCCTTCTTCAATTCCCGCTTAAAATCGTTCGTCAGACCCGCTCGCAAGGTAAAGGGGCTGCCCTGATGACCGGATTTGCACTGTCTCGGGCTGATTACGTCGCATTTATCGACGCCGATTTGGAATACCCGGCGGAAGAAATCCCTCGGATGTTGGTCCGCTTGCAAGCCCATCCGCTCGAGGCCTGTGCCATCGCCGTACGACAAACCGATACGCGACCAGTCTGGGAACGGATTACGTCCCTCATTGCCCATAAGATCGCCTCGTTATGTTTGCAGGTTCCGGTCCGGGATACGCAAGCGGGACTAAAAATGTTCCCGGGCTGGTTTGCCCGACAGGTGCTTTCCACTGCAGAGGAAACAGGGTGGCTTTTTGATTTGGAAGCATTATCCAAGGCAACGCTTTATCAATTACCGATTATCCAATTCCCGGTCCAACAAACGGCGCGCCGACCACGCCGGGCCCGAGTCTCCGCGATGATTGGTTGCCTGCCCTCCCTTTGGCGCTTAACCAAAAATCATTGGACCGCCGGTAACCGGGGCCGGCTCTTACGGTTTATCGGCGTCGGCAGTTTCAATACGGTCGTCGATTTGACCTTGTATTTTTTACTCATATCGCTCTTCCCCCCTCATCATCAGTGGTGGCTCGCCGCCTTCGAATCCTTCGCCTCGTGGAGCATGACCACTCTATTGAGCCGCCGTCTCCATTCCCGGATTACCTTTGGACGTAATCTGCAACCTACCGGTTTCTATGCGATCACCCTAATCGGTATTCTGGTACAAGTCGGCATGAGCGCTCTCTTGAGTCATTTGGCGGGAAGTGTGGGGGCCTTTATGGGCAAATTGGGCGGAATTATAATCGCCGCCGGGATAACCTACACCGGGTATTTATGGTTGGCCCAGCGATCGGCTCCAGTCGACGACAAACATAACCTGCCCTTTTCACCCGCCCTGCCAATTGATACCCGGATTGAGACTGATATTTAA
- a CDS encoding glycosyl transferase family 2 (PFAM: Glycosyl transferase family 2~COGs: COG1216 glycosyltransferase~InterPro IPR001173~KEGG: nmr:Nmar_0123 glycosyl transferase family protein~PFAM: Glycosyl transferase, family 2~SPTR: Glycosyl transferase family 2), whose product MKSEPFSVSDISVIIVNYNGEHVLPDAIASVLRLDPPPGELVVVDNGSTDQSPLLITRWAEKDSRVRPILAGENLGVAGGRNLAAAYAEGRVLAFLDSDGIAEATWLTESLKALNQDPLAGAVAPLVLLDDGETINGAGSFLDVDGHGYDRFFGEPEAEHAAKWASLAGTVCDYPMGCGMVVRLPGLERVWPLDETLPKWHDDTELGLRIRRLGYRTIFWPAARVRHRWGHANPADAYAKHWMAEEARLRLLVKYFPWSRVVTNLLHLGVHGISGLRRRPQMWQETQELFRRIWRDWNDLTLIRREWA is encoded by the coding sequence ATGAAAAGTGAACCGTTTTCGGTCTCGGATATTTCTGTCATTATCGTAAATTATAATGGAGAACACGTTTTGCCCGATGCGATAGCGTCGGTGCTACGGTTGGATCCCCCACCGGGCGAATTGGTCGTGGTCGACAACGGCTCGACCGACCAGAGTCCTCTTTTAATTACGCGTTGGGCGGAAAAGGACAGCCGAGTGCGCCCGATTTTGGCCGGGGAAAACCTCGGGGTGGCCGGTGGCCGCAATTTAGCGGCGGCCTATGCCGAAGGTCGCGTGCTGGCCTTTTTGGACAGCGACGGGATTGCCGAAGCGACTTGGTTGACGGAGTCTTTAAAGGCGCTCAACCAAGATCCGTTGGCGGGCGCGGTGGCTCCGCTGGTTTTGCTGGATGACGGAGAGACCATTAACGGAGCCGGCTCTTTTCTGGACGTCGACGGTCATGGGTATGATCGGTTTTTCGGGGAGCCGGAAGCGGAGCATGCGGCAAAATGGGCTTCTTTGGCGGGCACCGTTTGTGACTATCCGATGGGTTGTGGCATGGTTGTTCGGTTGCCCGGGTTGGAACGCGTGTGGCCCTTAGACGAGACGCTACCCAAGTGGCATGATGACACGGAGTTGGGACTGCGCATTCGCCGACTGGGCTATCGGACGATATTTTGGCCTGCCGCCCGCGTACGGCATCGCTGGGGGCACGCCAACCCGGCCGATGCCTATGCCAAACACTGGATGGCGGAAGAAGCCCGTCTGCGTCTTTTAGTGAAATACTTTCCTTGGTCGCGGGTGGTCACTAATTTGCTCCATCTGGGCGTTCATGGGATATCCGGTCTTCGCCGACGCCCTCAGATGTGGCAAGAGACACAAGAGCTATTCCGGCGCATCTGGCGTGACTGGAATGATCTGACGCTGATCCGACGCGAATGGGCCTAA